One Brassica napus cultivar Da-Ae chromosome A1, Da-Ae, whole genome shotgun sequence genomic region harbors:
- the LOC111215936 gene encoding alpha-glucosidase 2 isoform X1 gives MVSSSSSLTIASSPSFFSNDRSLPSLNPIAPSLALPAIRSSALAVTSRSKGRRCLIRRMSVSGGDSSETAPSDMIFGPILEDGVLRFDCSVEHRKAAFPSVSFKNSKEREVPIQSHIVPAFTPTYSLLEEQQVVTFQFSPGTSFYGTGEVGGQLERTGKRVFTWNTDAWGYGPGTTSLYQSHPWVLVILPTGETLGVLADTTRKCEIDLRKEGVIRIISPPSYPIITFGPFSTPTAVLQSLSHAVGTVFMPPKWALGYHQCRWSYMSGKRVAEIAQTFRDKKIPSDVIWMDIDYMDGFRCFTFDKERFPDPSALAKHLHNNGFKAIWMLDPGIKQEEGFDVYDSGSKNNVWVKGADGEPFIGEVWPGPCVFPDYTNSKARSWWANLVKDFISNGVDGIWNDMNEPAVFKVVTKTMPENNIHRGDDELGGVQYHSHYHNVYGMLMARSTYEGMELADKNKRPFVLTRAGFIGSQRYAATWTGDNLSTWEHLHMSISMVLQLGLSGQPLSGPDIGGFAGNATPRLFGRWMGVGAMFPFCRGHSEAGTDDHEPWSFGEECEEVCRAALKRRYQLLPHFYTLFYIAHTTGAPVATPIFFADPKDSRLRTIENAFLLGSLLIQASTLSNQGSHELQPIMPRGTWLRFDFEDSHPDLPTLYLQGGSIIALGPPHLHVGESSLSDDLTLLVSLDENGKAVGLLFEDDGDGYGYTEGRYLITHYIAERQSSVVTVKILKTEGEWERPKRRIHVQLLLGGGAMLDAWGMDGETIQIKMPSESEVSALISTSSERFALHMENTKLIPEKEVLHGQKGMELSREPVELNSGDWKLNIVPWIGGRILSMTHVPSGVQWLHSRIEMNGYEEYSGTEYRSAGCTEEYNVIERDLEQAGEDESLILEGDVGGGLVLRRKIAIPKDNPRVVQIASSIEARSVGAGSGGFSRLVCLRVHPTFCLMHPTESFVSFTSIDGTKHEVWPDSGEQLYEGNNLPHGEWMLVDKSLNLGLVNRFDVSQVFKCVVHWDCGTVNLELWSEDRPVSKESPLKIEHEYEVASFP, from the exons ATGGTATCGTCATCGTCATCACTCACTATAGCTTCTTCACCTTCCTTCTTCTCTAACGATCGCTCTCTTCCCTCGCTGAATCCGATCGCTCCATCGCTCGCCCTTCCCGCTATCAGATCCTCTGCTCTCGCCGTCACCAGCAG AAGCAAAGGAAGACGGTGTTTAATCAGGAGGATGAGTGTAAGTGGAGGAGATAGCTCGGAAACTGCTCCATCTGATATGATTTTTGGGCCTATTTTGGAGGATGGAGTTTTGCGGTTTGACTGTTCTGTGGAGCATAGGAAAGCTGCGTTTCCAAGTGTTTCGTTTAAGAACAGCAAAGAACGGGAAGTACCCATTCAAAGTCATATTGTTCCAGCATTTACTCCTACTTATTCCCTTCTTGAGGAGCAACAAGTTGTCACTTTTCAG TTTTCTCCTGGCACGTCGTTTTATGGGACGGGAGAAGTTGGTGGCCAGTTGGAGAGGACAGGGAAACGG GTGTTTACATGGAACACTGATGCATGGGGTTATGGCCCTGGAACCACTTCACTTTACCAGTCACATCCTTGGGTACTAGTTATCCTTCCAACTGGAGAAACACTTGGTGTTCTTGCTGATACCACTCGAAAGTGTGAG ATTGATCTAAGGAAAGAAGGAGTCATAAGAATAATCTCCCCACCATCATATCCGATAATCACATTTGGTCCTTTCTCCACACCCACTGCTGTCTTGCAGTCCCTCTCCCATGCCGTTG GAACTGTTTTTATGCCTCCAAAGTGGGCATTAGGCTACCATCAATGCCGTTGGAGTTATATGTCTGGCAAGCGAGTAGCCGAG ATAGCTCAAACGTTTCGGGACAAGAAAATTCCATCTGATGTGATATGGATGGACATTGATTACATGGATGGATTTCGTTGTTTCACATTCGACAAG GAACGTTTCCCGGATCCTAGTGCTTTGGCAAAACATCTTCATAATAATGGTTTCAAAGCGATCTGGATGCTTGACCCTGGAATAAAACAGGAGGAAGGTTTTGATGTCTACGATAGTGGAAGTAAGAATAATGTTTGGGTTAAAGGAGCAGATGGGGAGCCCTTTATTG GTGAAGTGTGGCCTGGGCCTTGCGTTTTTCCTGACTATACGAATTCCAAAGCTCGCTCTTGGTGGGCTAATTTGGTTAAGGATTTTATTTCAAATGGTGTTGATGGTATATGGAATGATATGAATGAGCCAGCAGTTTTCAAA GTCGTGACAAAGACGATGCCTGAGAACAATATTCACAGAGGAGATGATGAGCTTGGAGGTGTTCAATACCACTCGCACTACCACAAT GTCTACGGGATGCTGATGGCAAGATCAACTTATGAAGGGATGGAGCTAGCTGATAAGAATAAGCGACCTTTTGTATTGACAAGGGCTGGATTCATAGGTAGCCAGAGATATGCTGCAACCTGGACAGGAGATAACCTTTCAACCTGGGAGCATCTACATATGTCTATATCCATGGTACTTCAGCTG GGGCTTAGTGGTCAGCCTTTATCAGGACCAGATATTGGTGGCTTTGCTGGCAACGCAACTCCGCGGCTATTTGGGCGTTGGATGGGCGTTGGAGCTATGTTTCCGTTCTGCCGTGGTCATTCTGAGGCTGGCACGGATGATCATGAGCCTTGGTCTTTTGGAGAAGAG TGTGAGGAAGTCTGTCGTGCTGCATTGAAGAGGCGCTACCAACTGTTACCACATTTTTACACCCTATTTTACATTGCCCATACAACTGGTGCTCCAGTTGCAACTCCAATATTTTTCGCTG ATCCTAAAGATTCCCGCCTAAGGACCATTGAAAATGCCTTTCTATTGGGCTCACTTCTAATCCAAGCaag CACTTTGTCTAATCAGGGATCTCACGAGTTGCAGCCTATAATGCCCAGAGGAACTTGGTTGAGGTTTGATTTTGAAGATTCACATCCG GATTTGCCGACATTATATTTACAAGGGGGATCCATCATAGCACTTGGTCCTCCACATCTCCATGTTGGGGAATCTAGTCTGTCAGATGACTTAACCCTACTTGTTTCATTAGATGAAAATG GGAAAGCTGTAGGACTCCTATTTGAAGATGATGGAGATGGATATGGCTACACAGAAGGCAGATATCTAATTACACACTATATTGCTGAGCGACAGTCTTCCGTTGTTACCGTGAAGATTTTAAAAACGGAAGGAGAGTGGGAGAGGCCAAAGCGTCGTATTCATGTCCAGTTATTGCTTGGTGGTGGTGCAATG CTTGATGCTTGGGGAATGGATGGAGAGACCATCCAGATAAAGATGCCTTCAGAAAGTGAAGTTTCAGCGTTAATATCTACAAGCAGTGAGCGCTTTGCACTTCATATGG AAAATACAAAACTGATACCTGAGAAGGAAGTGCTACATGGACAAAAGGGAATGGAACTTTCAAGGGAACCAGTTGAGCTAAACAGTGGCGATTGGAAACTGAACATAGTTCCTTGGATTGGTGGAAGGATACTATCTATGACACATGTTCCATCAG GAGTTCAATGGCTTCACAGCAGGATAGAGATGAATGGTTACGAAGAGTACAGTGGTACTGAGTACCGGTCAGCTGGATGTACTGAGGAATATAATGTTATTGA GAGGGATTTGGAACAGGCAGGAGAAGACGAATCTCTTATCCTAGAAGGTGATGTAGGTGGTGGACTGGTTCTTCGGCGTAAAATTGCAATACCTAAAGACAATCCCCGAGTTGTTCAGATTGCCTCTAGCATTGAAGCCCGTAGTGTTGGTGCTGGTTCTGGTGGATTTTCAAG GCTGGTATGCTTAAGAGTCCATCCAACTTTCTGTCTTATGCATCCGACGGAATCGTTTGTCTCCTTCACATCGATTGATGGTACAAAGCATGAAGTTTGGCCAGACTCTGGAGAGCAATTATATGAAGGGAACAACCTCCCACATG gTGAATGGATGCTGGTGGATAAGAGCCTCAATCTAGGGCTGGTAAACAGGTTCGACGTTAGTCAGGTATTCAAATGTGTTGTTCACTGGGACTGTGGAACCGTTAACTTGGAGTTATGGTCTGAAGACAGACCTGTCTCCAAGGAGTCACCTCTGAAAATAGAGCATGAATATGAAGTCGCAAGTTTCCCATAA
- the LOC111215936 gene encoding alpha-glucosidase 2 isoform X2 yields the protein MSVSGGDSSETAPSDMIFGPILEDGVLRFDCSVEHRKAAFPSVSFKNSKEREVPIQSHIVPAFTPTYSLLEEQQVVTFQFSPGTSFYGTGEVGGQLERTGKRVFTWNTDAWGYGPGTTSLYQSHPWVLVILPTGETLGVLADTTRKCEIDLRKEGVIRIISPPSYPIITFGPFSTPTAVLQSLSHAVGTVFMPPKWALGYHQCRWSYMSGKRVAEIAQTFRDKKIPSDVIWMDIDYMDGFRCFTFDKERFPDPSALAKHLHNNGFKAIWMLDPGIKQEEGFDVYDSGSKNNVWVKGADGEPFIGEVWPGPCVFPDYTNSKARSWWANLVKDFISNGVDGIWNDMNEPAVFKVVTKTMPENNIHRGDDELGGVQYHSHYHNVYGMLMARSTYEGMELADKNKRPFVLTRAGFIGSQRYAATWTGDNLSTWEHLHMSISMVLQLGLSGQPLSGPDIGGFAGNATPRLFGRWMGVGAMFPFCRGHSEAGTDDHEPWSFGEECEEVCRAALKRRYQLLPHFYTLFYIAHTTGAPVATPIFFADPKDSRLRTIENAFLLGSLLIQASTLSNQGSHELQPIMPRGTWLRFDFEDSHPDLPTLYLQGGSIIALGPPHLHVGESSLSDDLTLLVSLDENGKAVGLLFEDDGDGYGYTEGRYLITHYIAERQSSVVTVKILKTEGEWERPKRRIHVQLLLGGGAMLDAWGMDGETIQIKMPSESEVSALISTSSERFALHMENTKLIPEKEVLHGQKGMELSREPVELNSGDWKLNIVPWIGGRILSMTHVPSGVQWLHSRIEMNGYEEYSGTEYRSAGCTEEYNVIERDLEQAGEDESLILEGDVGGGLVLRRKIAIPKDNPRVVQIASSIEARSVGAGSGGFSRLVCLRVHPTFCLMHPTESFVSFTSIDGTKHEVWPDSGEQLYEGNNLPHGEWMLVDKSLNLGLVNRFDVSQVFKCVVHWDCGTVNLELWSEDRPVSKESPLKIEHEYEVASFP from the exons ATGAGTGTAAGTGGAGGAGATAGCTCGGAAACTGCTCCATCTGATATGATTTTTGGGCCTATTTTGGAGGATGGAGTTTTGCGGTTTGACTGTTCTGTGGAGCATAGGAAAGCTGCGTTTCCAAGTGTTTCGTTTAAGAACAGCAAAGAACGGGAAGTACCCATTCAAAGTCATATTGTTCCAGCATTTACTCCTACTTATTCCCTTCTTGAGGAGCAACAAGTTGTCACTTTTCAG TTTTCTCCTGGCACGTCGTTTTATGGGACGGGAGAAGTTGGTGGCCAGTTGGAGAGGACAGGGAAACGG GTGTTTACATGGAACACTGATGCATGGGGTTATGGCCCTGGAACCACTTCACTTTACCAGTCACATCCTTGGGTACTAGTTATCCTTCCAACTGGAGAAACACTTGGTGTTCTTGCTGATACCACTCGAAAGTGTGAG ATTGATCTAAGGAAAGAAGGAGTCATAAGAATAATCTCCCCACCATCATATCCGATAATCACATTTGGTCCTTTCTCCACACCCACTGCTGTCTTGCAGTCCCTCTCCCATGCCGTTG GAACTGTTTTTATGCCTCCAAAGTGGGCATTAGGCTACCATCAATGCCGTTGGAGTTATATGTCTGGCAAGCGAGTAGCCGAG ATAGCTCAAACGTTTCGGGACAAGAAAATTCCATCTGATGTGATATGGATGGACATTGATTACATGGATGGATTTCGTTGTTTCACATTCGACAAG GAACGTTTCCCGGATCCTAGTGCTTTGGCAAAACATCTTCATAATAATGGTTTCAAAGCGATCTGGATGCTTGACCCTGGAATAAAACAGGAGGAAGGTTTTGATGTCTACGATAGTGGAAGTAAGAATAATGTTTGGGTTAAAGGAGCAGATGGGGAGCCCTTTATTG GTGAAGTGTGGCCTGGGCCTTGCGTTTTTCCTGACTATACGAATTCCAAAGCTCGCTCTTGGTGGGCTAATTTGGTTAAGGATTTTATTTCAAATGGTGTTGATGGTATATGGAATGATATGAATGAGCCAGCAGTTTTCAAA GTCGTGACAAAGACGATGCCTGAGAACAATATTCACAGAGGAGATGATGAGCTTGGAGGTGTTCAATACCACTCGCACTACCACAAT GTCTACGGGATGCTGATGGCAAGATCAACTTATGAAGGGATGGAGCTAGCTGATAAGAATAAGCGACCTTTTGTATTGACAAGGGCTGGATTCATAGGTAGCCAGAGATATGCTGCAACCTGGACAGGAGATAACCTTTCAACCTGGGAGCATCTACATATGTCTATATCCATGGTACTTCAGCTG GGGCTTAGTGGTCAGCCTTTATCAGGACCAGATATTGGTGGCTTTGCTGGCAACGCAACTCCGCGGCTATTTGGGCGTTGGATGGGCGTTGGAGCTATGTTTCCGTTCTGCCGTGGTCATTCTGAGGCTGGCACGGATGATCATGAGCCTTGGTCTTTTGGAGAAGAG TGTGAGGAAGTCTGTCGTGCTGCATTGAAGAGGCGCTACCAACTGTTACCACATTTTTACACCCTATTTTACATTGCCCATACAACTGGTGCTCCAGTTGCAACTCCAATATTTTTCGCTG ATCCTAAAGATTCCCGCCTAAGGACCATTGAAAATGCCTTTCTATTGGGCTCACTTCTAATCCAAGCaag CACTTTGTCTAATCAGGGATCTCACGAGTTGCAGCCTATAATGCCCAGAGGAACTTGGTTGAGGTTTGATTTTGAAGATTCACATCCG GATTTGCCGACATTATATTTACAAGGGGGATCCATCATAGCACTTGGTCCTCCACATCTCCATGTTGGGGAATCTAGTCTGTCAGATGACTTAACCCTACTTGTTTCATTAGATGAAAATG GGAAAGCTGTAGGACTCCTATTTGAAGATGATGGAGATGGATATGGCTACACAGAAGGCAGATATCTAATTACACACTATATTGCTGAGCGACAGTCTTCCGTTGTTACCGTGAAGATTTTAAAAACGGAAGGAGAGTGGGAGAGGCCAAAGCGTCGTATTCATGTCCAGTTATTGCTTGGTGGTGGTGCAATG CTTGATGCTTGGGGAATGGATGGAGAGACCATCCAGATAAAGATGCCTTCAGAAAGTGAAGTTTCAGCGTTAATATCTACAAGCAGTGAGCGCTTTGCACTTCATATGG AAAATACAAAACTGATACCTGAGAAGGAAGTGCTACATGGACAAAAGGGAATGGAACTTTCAAGGGAACCAGTTGAGCTAAACAGTGGCGATTGGAAACTGAACATAGTTCCTTGGATTGGTGGAAGGATACTATCTATGACACATGTTCCATCAG GAGTTCAATGGCTTCACAGCAGGATAGAGATGAATGGTTACGAAGAGTACAGTGGTACTGAGTACCGGTCAGCTGGATGTACTGAGGAATATAATGTTATTGA GAGGGATTTGGAACAGGCAGGAGAAGACGAATCTCTTATCCTAGAAGGTGATGTAGGTGGTGGACTGGTTCTTCGGCGTAAAATTGCAATACCTAAAGACAATCCCCGAGTTGTTCAGATTGCCTCTAGCATTGAAGCCCGTAGTGTTGGTGCTGGTTCTGGTGGATTTTCAAG GCTGGTATGCTTAAGAGTCCATCCAACTTTCTGTCTTATGCATCCGACGGAATCGTTTGTCTCCTTCACATCGATTGATGGTACAAAGCATGAAGTTTGGCCAGACTCTGGAGAGCAATTATATGAAGGGAACAACCTCCCACATG gTGAATGGATGCTGGTGGATAAGAGCCTCAATCTAGGGCTGGTAAACAGGTTCGACGTTAGTCAGGTATTCAAATGTGTTGTTCACTGGGACTGTGGAACCGTTAACTTGGAGTTATGGTCTGAAGACAGACCTGTCTCCAAGGAGTCACCTCTGAAAATAGAGCATGAATATGAAGTCGCAAGTTTCCCATAA
- the LOC106356749 gene encoding uncharacterized protein LOC106356749 yields MVLIYVKSGEWMCSRGDDWSFVVDKERRGRMVTLATTTTLKQLKIMVCEDYGVDHNAINAEFSYSLLNQKGNPPIIITNDRQASNFVGYAKRESSTTLCVMFSVSGVNQKERVNIDLNKEPCDSSNVEDEEVPEINRAEFVKPSKESFVKRTNHVAADGCGPLRSENIELFQNNGDSDKDGRAWRGDFVKKDQIFTSKGVLKATMEILAMKNNFDYTVIKSTRKWWYIRCKDALCNWTVRAEGIDGSTYFMINQCDGRHSCAPSKKRKFGKTASARTIGTLIQHRFDDANDGPKPNDIIQFMRMEHSCEITYWHAWEAREFAIAAARGIPDRSYSKIPAYLHMIKEANPGTHTHYETNEKGRFMYLFMSFGQSVRGFYNAMRRVIVVDGTFLKNKYKGTLLVATAVDGNSNLYPIAFGVVDSENDDSWGWFFRQLKVVIADCQDLAFVSDRNASISKAIGTVYPRSAHGICIHHLLTNVVSFFKTKGLTALVEKASRAYRYTEFQERITEIFDMSPELGRYLREADVRKWARSLFPGSRYDIRTTNPAESINSVLRIPREYPVIPLLDSIRELLTRWFYERRLLSSKHLDPLTAKVERKIDRRIVKAKGFQVYKVDNFRSVVKGDIYDCHVDLERRTCTCGKYDIGKIPCRHAIPAIYSRGMEVHRFTDALYSTAAWRTAYADSINPIAVVESEWNVPAEVKLAKVLPPKTRKSAGRPVKRRYESVEDKIASSQGSKKNKKHKCSRCGTEGHKRGTCDLPI; encoded by the exons ATGGTTCTAATCTATGTCAAATCGGGTGAATGGATGTGTAGTCGCGGTGATGACTGGAGTTTCGTGGTAGACAAAGAAAGGCGTGGTCGAATGGTAACATTAGCAACTACTACTACGTTGAAGCAGCTCAAGATAATGGTGTGTGAGGATTATGGGGTGGACCATAATGCCATTAATGCCGAGTTCAGTTATTCGTTGTTGAATCAAAAAGGGAATCCTCCTATTATTATCACCAATGATCGGCAAGCATCTAATTTTGTGGGCTATGCAAAGAGGGAATCGTCTACTACCTTGTGTGTGATGTTCTCTGTTTCCGGTGTAAATCAAAAGGAACGAGTCAATATCGATTTGAATAAGGAGCCTTGCGATTCAAGTaatgttgaggatgaagaagttccTGAGATAAATCGAGCAGAGTTTGTCAAGCCGTCAAAGGAGTCTTTTGTTAAAAGAACGAATCATGTCGCTGCAGATGGTTGCGGTCCTTTAAGGAGTGAAAACATTGAACTTTTTCAAAACAATGGAGACAGTGATAAGGATGGTCGAGCTTGGAGAGGAGACTTCGTGAAGAAGGATCAAATTTTCACAAGTAAAGGGGTTCTGAAGGCAACAATGGAAATTTTAGCGATGAAGAATAATTTCGATTACACTGTTATCAAATCCACGAGAAAATGGTGGTATATTCGATGTAAAGATGCATTGTGCAACTGGACTGTGCGTGCAGAAGGAATAGATGGGTCTACATATTTCATGATCAACCAATGTGATGGAAGACATTCATGTGCTCCTTCAAAGAAAAGGAAATTCGGAAAAACAGCATCAGCAAGAACAATTGGGACTCTGATACAACATCGATTTGATGATGCAAACGATGGCCCAAAACCGAATGACATCATTCAATTTATGAGAATGGAGCATAGTTGTGAGATTACTTATTGGCACGCTTGGGAAGCTCGTGAGTTTGCTATTGCAGCTGCTAGAGGTATACCAGATCGCAGTTACTCTAAAATACCAGCATATCTGCATATGATTAAAGAAGCAAATCCTGGTACGCATACTCACTATGAAACTAATGAGAAGGGAAGATTCATGTATCTATTTATGTCATTTGGGCAATCAGTTAGAGGATTCTACAATGCAATGCGAAGGGTGATTGTTGTTGACGGaacttttctgaaaaataaatacaaagggACACTTCTTGTTGCTACTGCTGTAGATGGTAACTCTAATTTGTATCCGATTGCATTTGGGGTTGTTGATTCAGAGAATGACGATTCTTGGGGGTGGTTCTTCAGACAGTTGAAAGTGGTTATTGCTGATTGTCAAGACCTAGCTTTTGTCTCAGATAGAAATGCGTCTATTTCTAAAGCTATTGGGACTGTCTACCCTCGATCAGCACATGGAATTTGCATTCATCACTTATTGACCAATGTGGTCTCATTTTTCAAGACAAAAGGATTGACTGCGTTGGTAGAAAAGGCTTCACGGGCATATAGATACACTGAATTTCAAGAACGTATCACCGAAATTTTTGATATGAGTCCTGAGCTTGGAAGATATCTACGGGAGGCTGATGTGCGCAAATGGGCTCGTTCTCTCTTCCCTGGTTCCAGGTATGACATTAGGACCACGAACCCTGCAGAGTCTATAAATTCAGTTCTTAGAATACCTAGAGAATATCCGGTTATTCCTTTGCTTGATAGTATAAGAGAACTGTTGACTCGATGGTTCTATGAGCGTCGCTTGTTAAGCTCAAAGCATCTAGATCCTTTAACCGCTaaggtggagagaaagattgaTAGGAGAATTGTGAAGGCAAAAGGATTCCAGGTTTACAAGGTTGACAACTTCAGATCGGTTGTAAAAGGAGACATATATGATTGTCATGTTGATTTGGAAAGAAGAACATGCACATGTGGTAAGTATGATATAGGAAAAATTCCTTGCCGACACGCCATTCCTGCAATTTATTCACGAG GTATGGAAGTGCACAGATTCACTGACGCCTTATACAGCACTGCAGCGTGGAGAACCGCCTATGCAGATTCCATTAATCCAATAGCAGTTGTAGAGTCAGAATGGAATGTCCCTGCTGAGGTTAAACTTGCAAAGGTTTTACCACCAAAGACAAGAAAGAGTGCTGGTCG